AGATCATACCCCAACAGCTGGGAAATAGGGGTCACTTCTCCACTGAGTGTTTTATCGCAATCTACAGTTCCCATTGTCGTCGTTGCCCCAATAGCTTTATATTTGATGCCTTTAACAAAACCACCTGGACCGGTATTTTCATCCTCAAAGAAGTAAATCCAGGAAGGCCGGAAGTAAGCGGTCATATTGTCATTGAGATTGTAGGAGGTTTTTATGCTGATCCGACCTACTGTATCCAGAAAATAATCAACACTGATGTTTCCGGTTCGATAAACATCACCATAGGCTATGTGATTTATGATTCCGATGCCCAGTTCGGGAACAATCTCTATATCCTTAGTGGCATGAACAGAATTCCGCTGGATTCAGTTTGATTGATATGTCGGATTCTACGATGTTCCCATAGGATTAAGGCTCCTCTTTTACTGGAGGGATATTGGAATTCTGGGAGTATCGGAAGATTTTCCATGACTTATCTTCCTGTTTTTTAACAACCATAGGAATGCCTGAATCTTTTATCTATTGAAGTGGGTCTGTTGAAGATTGTAAACCCTTTTTCAACTTTATCCGCCTATCCTCCGGGATTAACAATTGCCATTTTTTTTAAATAATATCCCTGGGACGGATGTCCCGGGATAGAATAGTGTTAGAAACCACTAATAGTGAATAGTTCGTCTATGCTCCATGGCTTCTTTGTATAGTTATCCACGTAGTCTGAAGGTACATGTAGATTGATATTTGCAGGATTATGGGCTGCGTCGAAAGGATCAATAAAAGAAGAAGAATCGGGATTCATATCCACTGGCTGATCTCCATGAATAGAAAAATCACTGAGGGATGTGCAGTGAAAAAACGCAGCGAGTCCAATATCAGAGATTGCACCCAGGAGATTTACTGTATTCAAACTTGTACAATCTCTAAGTAATTGCGGCGGTATTACTGTGATTGCTGCGGGCAGTGTCAGTGTGATTA
The Oceanispirochaeta sp. M1 genome window above contains:
- a CDS encoding leucine-rich repeat domain-containing protein, which gives rise to MEGNYIFSNCTSLTSINLPASVILLGSYVFYGCTNLTAISMPGVVTIGSESFRNTGFITLDLPEGLISLGASVFRDCANLQSISFPDSFNSIGDWALSNCSSLITLTLPAAITVIPPQLLRDCTSLNTVNLLGAISDIGLAAFFHCTSLSDFSIHGDQPVDMNPDSSSFIDPFDAAHNPANINLHVPSDYVDNYTKKPWSIDELFTISGF